Sequence from the Nocardiopsis sp. YSL2 genome:
AGCGCTGGACGTCGACGACCTCCTGGAGCGCCGGACCAGGATCGCCCTGGTGGACGCCGACCGCGAGGCCGCGCGGACCGCGGCCGAGACAGCCCTGGCGCAGATCCGGTGAGGCATCCGGGCCCGTCGGGCCGGGCCCGCGCCCCGGGCGGGGCCGGCATTCGGATACGCGCCACACCCGCATCCCCTGTCCCGTAAGGAGATCATCGCGTAAGGTCGTAGCCGTCGCTCGCCGCTGCCCCCACCGGCGCAGGACGCTCCCCCAGCCGGCCCCTCCTTCGGTGTGCCCGGTCACCAGCCCCCTGTCCGCCGCCCGCCACCACCCTCGACCGCGAGCCCAGGGCTCCGGCCGTCGCCAAGGAGTCACCCATGCCCACGCTCGTTTCCGTGCCCACCCTGGCCCAGGCGGAGGGCTCCGTCCTCTCGGGGGTACCGGACGAGTACCGGCACTACTTCAACGGGCGCCCGCCCGTGCCCTTCACCAAGCGGCACTGGGAGTTCCCCGGCGAGCCGGCGAGCGTCCCGCTCGCCCGCGCCTTCCTGGACACGTGCGCGGCCTGCCGGGACAGCGAGTTCCGCTACGTGTTCTCGCTCCTGGGCACCGAGCTGGCCACCAACGCGATCCGGCACAGCCGGTCCGGGGAGGAGGGCCAGACCTTCGTGCTGCGGGTGAACCGCGGCCCCAACGGACTGACCCTGGTCTGCCGCGACAGCGGCGCCCCCAGCCGGGCGGCGGCGGGGGAGGACGGCCCCCTCAGCGCCGGAGCCCTGGCCGGGGACCAGCTCACCGCCGAGAACGGGCGCGGTCTGGCGCTGGTCGACAGCTTCGCCACCGCGTGGGGCGACAACGGCCACCCCAGCATCCGCAAGGTGTGGTTCCACCTGGCCTATGACCTGACCGGGAGCTCCTGGCCCGCGGCCTGACCCGTCGGGCCGCGGGGCCGGGACCGGTGGGGGAGCGGGCCTTGTCAGGGGGTCGGCGGCGTGCCACGATACCGACCAGTACGTCACCGCGACGCGGACCACGGAGCGGCGCGACTCCGCGCGTTCGCGGTGCCGGACACCCCCTGTCCACCTGAGGGAAGTCCCCCCAGCCGCCCCGGCGGCCCCACCCGAGGTGCCTCCTTGGACTCCAGCATCGCCACCATCGCGCTCCCGGCGGCCCTGGCCGTCATCATGCTCGGCCTCGGGCTCAGCCTGACGACCGCCGACTTCGCCCGCCTCCTCCGCGTTCCCGGCACGGTCGCGCTCATCCTGGGCTGCCAGATCGTCGTCCTGCCGCTGCTGTGCCTCGGCCTCGTCCTGCTCTTCCAGCCGCCGCCGGCGCTCGCGGTCGGGATGATGCTGCTCTCGGCCTCGCCCGGCGGCACCACCGCGAGCCTGTACAGCTACCTGTTCCGCGGCAACGTCGCGCTCAACATCTCCCTGACCGCGCTCAACTCCCTCACCGCCATGGTGACCCTGCCGCTGATCACCAACCTCGCGCTCGCCCACTTCATGAGCGACGGCGACACCCTCGGCCTCCAGGCCGGCAAGGTCCTCCAGGTCTTCGCGATCATCCTCGTCCCCGTGGCGATCGGAATGGTGCTCCGGGCGCGGGCACGGGCCTTCGCCCAGCGCATGGAGCGCCCGGTCAAGGCGGCCTCCGTCGCGGTCCTGGTCGGCGTCATCCTCACCGCCGTGTACCAGGAGATCGACAACATCGGCGGCTACATCGTCTCCGTGGGACTGATGGTCGTGCTGTTCAACCTCGCCAGCCTGGCCATCGGCTACTGGGCACCGCGCGCCGTCGGCACCGGCCGCCCCGAGGCGATCGCCTCCTGCATGGAGATCGGCCTGCACAACACCACGCTCTCCCTGGCCATCGCGCTCAGCCCCGCCCTGCTCGGCAACACCGAGATCGCGGTCCCCTCGGCCGTGTACGGCATCCTGATGCTGTTCACCGCCGCCGCCACCGGACTCCTGCTCAACCGGCGCGCGGTCCGCGACGACGCCGCGCGGGAGGCGGCCCCTCCCGTGCCGTGACCGGCCGTGCGGCGCCCACCTGCGGTCGTGGTGGGCGGACACCGCGCCACCGCCTGCCGTTGTCGGTGGGGCCGGCCCGAGCTGGCGACGACGGTGCCGATGTGCTCGTGCACGGCGTTCTGCGCGGCCGCGATCCGCACGGCGGTCTCGCCGTTGCCCACCCCCTCCGCCATCGGCGCGTGGGCCTCCTCCGGGGCGGCCGCGGGTCAGTCCTCGTCCTCCTCCCCGCCCTCGTCCCCGGTCAGGGCGTCGACCGCGACGGCGACACTGATGACCAGCGCGGGGTCCCCGCCGATGTCGCCGCGGTGCGTGTTGACGTCGACCGCGTAGGTGTCGCGGACCCGGAACCACTTCCGTGAGACGACGGCGACCGTGCCGTGTTCGTCGCCGATGACGAACTCCTTGCCCAGGAAGTCGCCGGTGACCTCCCAGTCCGGGCCGTCGGCCACGTCCACCAGCAGCTTGTCGCGCAGCGGGTTGACCAGGCGCTTGCGGACCGTGGCCACGGTGTCCCCGTCCCGCTCGATCCGCATCTGGTCGCGCACCTTGAACAGCTTCTTGCGGATCGTCATGAGCTCGGTGCCGTCGGGGGTCCTGAGCTCGAAGGTCGTGCGCAGGCGCATGGCCTTGCCGTCGACGAGGTAGACCCGGTTCCCCTGCTCGTCGGTCACCCAGAAGTCGTCACCGATGTCGAAGACGCGTTCGCGTACGAGGAATTTCATGACCCGAAGCTAGAGCACCGGTTCGCTCCGCCGCCAGAGGGCGCACTGCTCCGTTCGGTCCGGGGATCGGGGGACCCCGCGAACAAGGGCTCACCGTGACCCAGGCCGCCACCAACTTCCTGGCGCAGACGGTCGCCGGACTGGGTGCCGCGCCGCCCTACTACTTCGGGACCGCCAACCTCGGCTCCCTGCGCGGCCTGACCCAGTCGGTCGTGGTCGCCTCGACGGCGGTCGGCCCCATCCTGCTGTCGCTGGCCCACCAGTGGGCGGGGTCCTACCGGCCCGGGCTCATGGGCCTGGCGCTGCTGTGCGCGGTCGTGGCCGTCGCCGTCCTGTTCGCCCGCCGCCCGCGGCCGCGTTCACACCAGGGCACACCGGTGCCCGACGACGAGGAAGACCCGAAGAACGGGGAGGAAGCGGGTGGGCCTCCGGCGCGGGACTAGGGCCGCGCTACCCGATCGTGGACCGAGAGTGTGAACATCCGAGGGATGGGTCCACATGCGTCACGGTGGGTCATCATCGGGTCGGGACGGCTGGGGTCGCGAATACGACTCTTGTCAGGAAAAACGGATCCAGGCCAGGGCTTGTGAGAGTTGTCTCAGTCGCGCAGCGTGACACCAACTCTCACGTAACGGTAAAGTTCAACCCGTTGGCGCCCGTGGCCATCCCACGCGGCGACACCCCGTTCCTCCCGGCCGTTCGCGACGGACACGGTCGGGCCGCGGCGACGCGGCCGCGCCCCGGGGCACCTCCGGTGCCGCTCCGGGACCGACACACGCACCGCCCGAGCGCAGGGCACGCCTGTTGTCCGCGCGCCGTCGCCGTCACACCTGACCTGATCACCGCGGCCCTCGCTGTGGGCTGCCCGAAACCAGATGGGTTCTCGTTGAATCTGCCGGTGAAGACCCGACGAGGGTCGCTGAAGTCCCGCGTTCCCGCCCCCGCCCAGATCCGCGCCGACGTCCTGGCCGGGCTGGTCGTCGCACTGGCGCTCATCCCCGAGGCCATCGCGTTCTCCCTCATCGCCGGGGTCGACCCGCGCGTGGGCCTGTACGCCTCCTTCGTGATGGCCGTGTCCATCGCGTTCCTGGGCGGTCGCCCCGCGATGATCTCCGCCGCCACCGGCGCCATGGCCCTGGTCGCGGCGCCGCTGTCCATCGAGTACGGCGTCGACTACCTCATCGCCGCCACGATCCTGGCCGGACTCATCCAGGTCGGGCTCGGGCTGCTGGGCGTGGCCAAGCTGATGCGGTTCGTGCCGCCCAGCGTGATGACCGGGTTCATCAACGCCCTGGCCATCCTGATCTTCATGGCCCAGCTGCCGCACCTGGCCGGGGTCGGCGTTCCGATCTACGCCATGGTCGCGATCGGCCTGGTCATCATCTTCGGCCTGCCGTACCTGACCAAGGCGGTCCCGGCGCCGTTGGTGGCGATCGTGGTGCTGACCGTCGCAGCGATCGGGATGGGCATCAACGCCCGCACGGTCGGGGACATGGGCGACCTGCCCGACGCCTTCCCCGTCCCCCTGATCCCGGACGTGCCCTTCACCCTGGACACGCTGACGCTGATCGCGCCGTACGCGGTGACGCTGTCGCTGGTGGGGCTGATGGAGTCGCTGATGACCGCCAAGGTCGTCGACGACCAGACCGAGACCTCCTCGAACCACGCCCGCGAGGCGCGCGGTCAGGGCATCGCCAACGTGCTGGTCGGCTTCTTCGGCGGCATGGCCGGCTGCGCGATGATCGGCCAGACCATGATCAACGTCAAGTCCGGCGCCCGCACCCGGATCTCGACCTTCCTGGCCGGGGTGTTCCTGCTGATCCTGTGCGTGGGGCTGGGCGACATCGTCGGGATGATCCCGATCGCCGCCCTGGTCGCGGTGATGTTCTTCGTCGCGATCGTGACCTTCGACTGGCACAGCATCGCCCCCAGGACCATCCGGCGCATGCCCTGGTCGGAGACTCTGGTCATGGTCGTCACGGTGGCGGTCGTGGTGGCCACCCACAACCTGGCCCTGGGCGTGATCGTCGGCGTGATCGTCTCGATGGTCTCCTTCGCCCGCAAGGCCGCCACCCAGGCCGACGTGACGAGCGTGCTCGACCCCGAGGGCGGTACGCGGGTGTACACGGTCCACGGTGAGCTGTTCTTCGCCTCCACCAATGAGCTGATCGGCCGGTTCGACTACGCCGAGAAGGGCCTGAACAAGGCCGTGGTGGACATGTCCGAGGCGCACGTGTGGGACTCCTCCGCGGTGGCCGCCCTGGACCACGTCGCCGAGCACTTCCGCAAGCACGATGTCGAGGTCGAGATCATCGGCCTCAACGAGCCGAGTGCCTCGCTGCACCAGGAGCTGACGGGGACCCTCAACGGCGGCCACTGAGCCGCGGCCCCCGCGAACGGCCCGTCGGTCCGGCGGGCCGTTCGTGTGTCCGGGGCCGCCCACGCGGCGAGTGTCCGGCCCCGCTCGGACCACCGGCGGCTGCGGAGGGGCCGCACGGCTCGTGTTATCGGCGCCTGGGCACCGACCACGTCGACATCTACCGGCCCGCCCGCCTCAACCCCGACGTGCCCATCGAGGACACCGTCGGCGCCATCGCCGAACTCGTCGAAGCCGGGTACGTCCGCCACATCGGGCTGTCCGAGGTCGGTGCCGAGACCCTGCGAAGGGCGGCCGCCGTGCACCCCATCGCGGACCTGCAGATCGAGTACTCCCTCCTCTCGCGCGGTGTGGAGGACCGCATCCTGCCCGCCGCGCGCGAACTGGGTACCGCGGTCACCGCCTACGGGGTCCTCTCCCGCGGCCTGCTCTCGGGCCACTGGAGTCCGCAGCGCGACCTGTCCGCCGGGGACTTCCGCGGCTTCAGCCCCCGCTTCCAGGGCGAGAACCTCGCCGCCAACCTGCGCCTGGTCGAGGCGCTGCGGGCGGTCGCCGAGCCGCTGGGCGCCACCGTCGCCCAGGTCGCCGTCGCCTGGGTGCTCTCCCGGGGCGAGGACATCGTGCCTGTGGTGGGCGCCCGTCGCCGCGACCGCCTGGCCGAGTCCCTGGCCGGCGGAGAGCTCTCCCTGTCGGCGGCCGACCTGGCCGCGATCGAACGGGCGGTCCCGCCCGGCTCGGCGGCCGGGGAGCGCTACGCGGCGCCGCAGATGGCCATGCTCGACAGCGAGCGCTGACCCGGGCGCAGCCCGCCCCCACGCACCGGGGGATCGGCGACGGCGACCCGTCGGATGGGCCGGTTTCTGGCCTCGCTCGTGGCCAAATGTGGCCTGAGTCACTTCCGTGTGGTCCCGTGTGCCTACAGTGGACACAGTGGACACCGCCTGTCCCGGGGCGGTGCGTCGCCCTGTACGGGGGATGGACGATGAACGTCGCAGCGCACACCAACATCGCACCGACCGACCTGCGGTCCCTGAGGCGAACCTTCCACGGCCGCCTCCTGGGCCCCGAGGACCCCGGCTACGAGGAGGGGCGCCGGGTCTGGAACGGGTCCATCGACCGCCGGCCCGCCCTGATCGCCTACTGCACCGACACCGCCGACGTCGTCGAGGCGCTGCGGTTCGCCACGGGCCTGGGGATGGAGGTCGCCGTCCGCAGCGGCGGCCACAGCTTCCCCGGCCAGTCGCTGAGCGAGGGCGGCGTCGTGATCGACCTGTCCGGGATGCGGGGGCTGCGCGTGGACCCCGACACCCGGACGGCCCGGGTCCAGGCCGGGGTGCTCATCGGTGAACTCGACACCGCAACCCAGCTCTTCGGGCTGGCGGTGCCCGCCGGCATCGTCACCCACACCGGCCTGGCCGGGCTCACCCTGGGCGGCGGCATCGGCTGGCTCATGCGCAAGTACGGGCTCACCGTCGACCAGCTCACCGCGGTGGAGATGGTGACGGCCGGCGGCGAGGTCGTCCGCGCCGACGCCACGGAGA
This genomic interval carries:
- a CDS encoding ATP-binding protein, which encodes MPTLVSVPTLAQAEGSVLSGVPDEYRHYFNGRPPVPFTKRHWEFPGEPASVPLARAFLDTCAACRDSEFRYVFSLLGTELATNAIRHSRSGEEGQTFVLRVNRGPNGLTLVCRDSGAPSRAAAGEDGPLSAGALAGDQLTAENGRGLALVDSFATAWGDNGHPSIRKVWFHLAYDLTGSSWPAA
- a CDS encoding aldo/keto reductase, whose amino-acid sequence is MGTDHVDIYRPARLNPDVPIEDTVGAIAELVEAGYVRHIGLSEVGAETLRRAAAVHPIADLQIEYSLLSRGVEDRILPAARELGTAVTAYGVLSRGLLSGHWSPQRDLSAGDFRGFSPRFQGENLAANLRLVEALRAVAEPLGATVAQVAVAWVLSRGEDIVPVVGARRRDRLAESLAGGELSLSAADLAAIERAVPPGSAAGERYAAPQMAMLDSER
- a CDS encoding SulP family inorganic anion transporter — encoded protein: MKTRRGSLKSRVPAPAQIRADVLAGLVVALALIPEAIAFSLIAGVDPRVGLYASFVMAVSIAFLGGRPAMISAATGAMALVAAPLSIEYGVDYLIAATILAGLIQVGLGLLGVAKLMRFVPPSVMTGFINALAILIFMAQLPHLAGVGVPIYAMVAIGLVIIFGLPYLTKAVPAPLVAIVVLTVAAIGMGINARTVGDMGDLPDAFPVPLIPDVPFTLDTLTLIAPYAVTLSLVGLMESLMTAKVVDDQTETSSNHAREARGQGIANVLVGFFGGMAGCAMIGQTMINVKSGARTRISTFLAGVFLLILCVGLGDIVGMIPIAALVAVMFFVAIVTFDWHSIAPRTIRRMPWSETLVMVVTVAVVVATHNLALGVIVGVIVSMVSFARKAATQADVTSVLDPEGGTRVYTVHGELFFASTNELIGRFDYAEKGLNKAVVDMSEAHVWDSSAVAALDHVAEHFRKHDVEVEIIGLNEPSASLHQELTGTLNGGH
- a CDS encoding bile acid:sodium symporter family protein, which produces MDSSIATIALPAALAVIMLGLGLSLTTADFARLLRVPGTVALILGCQIVVLPLLCLGLVLLFQPPPALAVGMMLLSASPGGTTASLYSYLFRGNVALNISLTALNSLTAMVTLPLITNLALAHFMSDGDTLGLQAGKVLQVFAIILVPVAIGMVLRARARAFAQRMERPVKAASVAVLVGVILTAVYQEIDNIGGYIVSVGLMVVLFNLASLAIGYWAPRAVGTGRPEAIASCMEIGLHNTTLSLAIALSPALLGNTEIAVPSAVYGILMLFTAAATGLLLNRRAVRDDAAREAAPPVP
- a CDS encoding LURP-one-related/scramblase family protein, with protein sequence MKFLVRERVFDIGDDFWVTDEQGNRVYLVDGKAMRLRTTFELRTPDGTELMTIRKKLFKVRDQMRIERDGDTVATVRKRLVNPLRDKLLVDVADGPDWEVTGDFLGKEFVIGDEHGTVAVVSRKWFRVRDTYAVDVNTHRGDIGGDPALVISVAVAVDALTGDEGGEEDED